A single region of the Streptomyces sp. ITFR-16 genome encodes:
- a CDS encoding RNA methyltransferase, with amino-acid sequence MGTPELISPRSPRVAAARRLARRNFRGKERRFIAEGPQAVREAADHRGSDGEPTLIELFATVEAAERYEAIIGAAHAAGARVHLADSEVLADVSQTVTPQGLIGVCRFLDSPFDAVLAARPKLVAVLANVRDPGNAGTVLRCADAAGANAVVLTDASVDLYNPKSVRASVGSLFHLPVAVGVPVEQAVHGLREAGVRILAADGAGEDDLDDELDAGTMGVPTAWVFGNEAWGLPEETRALADAVVRVPIHGRAESLNLATAAAVCLYASARAQRPRREAR; translated from the coding sequence ATGGGCACCCCCGAACTGATCTCCCCGCGGTCGCCACGGGTCGCCGCAGCCCGGCGGCTGGCCAGGCGCAACTTCCGCGGCAAGGAGCGCAGGTTCATCGCCGAGGGGCCGCAGGCCGTGCGCGAGGCCGCGGACCACCGCGGCAGCGACGGCGAACCCACCCTCATCGAGCTGTTCGCCACCGTCGAGGCCGCCGAGCGCTACGAAGCCATCATCGGGGCGGCCCACGCGGCGGGCGCCCGGGTGCACCTCGCCGACAGCGAAGTCCTGGCCGACGTGTCGCAGACCGTCACCCCGCAGGGGCTCATCGGCGTCTGCCGCTTCCTCGACTCGCCGTTCGACGCCGTTCTCGCCGCCCGCCCGAAGCTGGTCGCGGTCCTGGCGAACGTCCGCGACCCCGGGAACGCCGGCACCGTGCTGCGCTGCGCGGACGCCGCGGGCGCCAACGCGGTGGTCCTCACCGACGCCTCCGTGGACCTGTACAACCCCAAGTCCGTGCGTGCCTCCGTCGGTTCGCTCTTCCATCTGCCGGTCGCCGTCGGCGTGCCCGTGGAGCAGGCCGTGCACGGGCTGCGGGAGGCCGGCGTACGGATCCTCGCCGCCGACGGCGCGGGCGAGGACGACCTCGACGACGAACTCGACGCCGGCACCATGGGCGTCCCCACCGCCTGGGTCTTCGGCAACGAGGCCTGGGGGCTGCCCGAGGAGACCCGGGCCCTGGCCGACGCCGTCGTACGCGTGCCGATCCACGGCAGGGCGGAGAGCCTCAACCTCGCCACCGCCGCCGCGGTCTGCCTGTACGCCTCCGCGCGCGCCCAGCGCCCGCGCCGCGAAGCCCGCTGA
- a CDS encoding PAS domain-containing sensor histidine kinase: protein MAVGMSGPRATHAAVVRAAGEPDAVSVPGAGPGGGALDPDDLPDGLVVADESGRVICFNAAAVRITAVPRASALGRPLEHALPLEDLKGRRWWELTDPYGGLATRVGQPERNLLLPGGREVLVSARYVREHPTGPVSRLVISLRGTEARRRTERSHAELIATVAHELRSPLTSVKGFTATLLAKWERFTDDQKRLMLETVDADANRVTRLITELLDISRIDSGRLELRRQPVDLSAAVERHVQALTASGQDPGRFLVRTCQPLPAVWADPDKVDQVLGNLLENAVRHGEGTVTIEVAPAPAKSDERGAAVTVSDEGPGIPEESMSRVFTRFWRGSKRGGTGLGLYIVKGIVEAHGGTITVGRGPGGGAEFRFILPVSTPAYMK from the coding sequence ATGGCTGTCGGCATGAGCGGACCGCGGGCGACACACGCGGCCGTCGTGCGCGCCGCCGGGGAGCCGGACGCGGTGAGCGTCCCGGGCGCCGGACCGGGCGGCGGAGCACTGGACCCCGACGACCTTCCCGACGGGCTCGTCGTCGCGGACGAGAGCGGCCGGGTCATCTGCTTCAACGCCGCGGCCGTACGGATCACCGCCGTGCCCCGGGCCTCGGCCCTGGGCCGCCCGCTGGAGCACGCCCTGCCGCTGGAGGACCTCAAGGGCCGCCGCTGGTGGGAGCTGACCGACCCCTACGGCGGCCTCGCCACCCGGGTCGGCCAGCCCGAGCGCAATCTCCTGCTGCCCGGCGGCCGTGAGGTCCTCGTCTCCGCCCGCTATGTGCGCGAGCACCCCACCGGCCCCGTGTCCCGGCTGGTGATCAGCCTGCGCGGCACGGAGGCCCGCCGGCGCACCGAGCGCAGCCACGCCGAGCTGATCGCGACCGTCGCCCATGAGCTGCGCTCCCCGCTGACCTCGGTCAAAGGCTTCACCGCGACCCTGCTGGCCAAGTGGGAGCGGTTCACGGACGACCAGAAGCGGCTGATGCTGGAGACCGTCGACGCCGACGCCAACCGCGTCACGCGGCTCATCACCGAGCTGCTGGACATCTCCCGGATCGACTCCGGGCGCCTGGAGCTGCGGCGCCAGCCCGTGGACCTCTCCGCTGCCGTCGAGCGCCACGTCCAGGCCCTCACCGCCTCCGGCCAGGACCCCGGCCGCTTCCTCGTGCGCACCTGCCAGCCGCTGCCCGCCGTGTGGGCCGACCCGGACAAGGTCGACCAGGTCCTGGGCAACCTGCTGGAAAACGCGGTGCGCCACGGCGAGGGAACCGTCACCATCGAGGTGGCACCCGCACCGGCGAAGAGCGACGAGAGGGGAGCGGCCGTCACTGTGAGCGACGAAGGTCCCGGCATCCCCGAGGAGTCGATGAGCCGCGTCTTCACCCGCTTCTGGCGGGGCAGCAAGCGCGGCGGCACGGGCCTGGGCCTGTACATCGTGAAGGGCATCGTCGAGGCGCACGGCGGCACGATCACGGTCGGCCGCGGCCCCGGCGGCGGCGCCGAATTCCGATTTATTCTGCCCGTGAGCACGCCGGCCTACATGAAGTAG
- the pheS gene encoding phenylalanine--tRNA ligase subunit alpha yields MSAPNKSYDPVEVEALKPEEIERMRDEAFAAFAAAGDLDALAQAKTAHTGGTSPLSLANREIGALPPQAKAEAGKRVGQARGAVGKALAARQAELEAERDARVLVEEAVDVTLPYDRTPAGARHPLTTIMERVADVFVAMGYEVAEGPEAEAEWFNFDALNFVPDHPARQMQDTFFVEGADGARNDESGVVLRTHTSPVQARTLLDREPPVYVVCPGRVYRTDELDATHTPVFHQIELLAVDEGLTMADLKGTLDHMVQALFGPDMKTRLRPNFFPFTEPSAEMDMVCYVCRGESVGNPDRPCRTCGSEGWIELGGCGMVNPKVLIACGVDPQKYSGFAFGFGIERMLMFRHNVEDMRDMVEGDVRFTRPFGMEI; encoded by the coding sequence ATGTCGGCACCGAACAAGTCGTACGACCCAGTCGAGGTCGAGGCACTGAAACCGGAAGAGATCGAGCGCATGCGGGACGAGGCGTTCGCCGCCTTCGCCGCCGCGGGCGACCTCGACGCGCTCGCCCAGGCGAAGACCGCGCACACCGGTGGAACCTCGCCCCTGTCGCTCGCCAACCGCGAGATCGGCGCCCTGCCGCCCCAGGCCAAGGCCGAGGCGGGCAAGCGCGTCGGCCAGGCCCGCGGCGCCGTCGGCAAGGCCCTCGCGGCCCGCCAGGCGGAGCTGGAGGCCGAGCGGGACGCCCGGGTCCTGGTCGAGGAGGCGGTGGACGTCACACTGCCCTACGACCGCACCCCGGCGGGCGCCCGGCACCCGCTGACGACGATCATGGAGCGCGTCGCCGACGTCTTCGTGGCCATGGGCTACGAGGTCGCCGAGGGCCCCGAGGCCGAGGCCGAGTGGTTCAACTTCGACGCCCTGAACTTCGTGCCCGACCACCCGGCCCGGCAGATGCAGGACACCTTCTTCGTCGAGGGCGCCGACGGCGCCAGGAACGACGAGTCGGGTGTCGTCCTGCGCACGCACACCTCGCCGGTGCAGGCCCGCACGCTGCTCGACCGCGAGCCCCCCGTCTACGTCGTCTGCCCCGGCCGGGTCTACCGGACCGACGAGCTGGACGCGACGCACACCCCGGTCTTCCACCAGATCGAGCTGCTCGCCGTCGACGAGGGCCTCACCATGGCCGATCTGAAGGGCACCCTCGACCACATGGTCCAGGCGCTCTTCGGCCCGGACATGAAGACCCGGCTGCGGCCGAACTTCTTCCCGTTCACCGAGCCGTCCGCCGAGATGGACATGGTCTGCTACGTCTGCCGCGGCGAGTCCGTCGGCAACCCCGACCGCCCCTGCCGCACCTGCGGCAGCGAGGGCTGGATCGAGCTCGGCGGCTGCGGCATGGTCAACCCCAAGGTGCTCATCGCCTGCGGCGTCGACCCCCAGAAGTACAGCGGATTCGCCTTCGGGTTCGGCATCGAGCGGATGCTGATGTTCCGCCACAACGTAGAAGACATGCGAGACATGGTCGAGGGTGACGTCCGGTTCACCCGGCCCTTCGGGATGGAGATCTGA
- the pheT gene encoding phenylalanine--tRNA ligase subunit beta, whose amino-acid sequence MRVPLSWLREYVDLPATETGRDVQAKLVAVGLEVETVEQTGAGLKGPLVVGQVLTIEELEGFKKPIRFCTVDVGTANGTGEPQEIVCGARNFSVGDKVVVVLPGAVLPGDFAIAARKTYGKTSHGMICSTDELGMGDDGAHGIIVLPPEHEAGTDAIELLQLVDEVLDIAVTPDRGYCLSMRGVARETAIAYGLPLRDPALLDVPAPNAYGYPVKVSDPIGCDRFTARTVVGLRPEARSPIWMQRRLQKAGMRPISLAVDVTNYVMLELGQPLHAYDRTRIDGPIGVRRAEQGEKLTTLDGTVRVLDAADLVITDNRGPIGLAGVMGGANTEIADSSEEAHTTEVVIEAAHFDAISIARTARRHKLASEASKRFERGVDPQAAAAAAQRTVDLLVLLAGGTAESGVTEVSAPSGPRTITMPADHPDKVAGVAYGRETVVRRLQEVGCDVYGQDELLVTAPSWRPDLGEPNDLAEEVIRLEGYENLPSTLPTPPSGRGLTDRQRLHRRVGRALAGAGYVEALNYPFTGEAVLDQLGLEADDDRRRTVRLVNPLSDEEPSLRTTLLPGLLGALRRNDGRGSHDLALFETGLVFLPQALSSVRAGEAPLTGQETKPVRLPVDRRPSDEEIASLDAALPRQPRRAAVVLAGAREQAGWWGKGRPADWADSVEAARTVAREAGVEVTVRADRHAPWHPGRCAALYVTVDGEETLFGHAGELHPRVIKELHLPERTCAMEVELDVLEQAADGVLQAPRISTFPVATQDVALVVDEGVPAADVERALREGAGELLESLRLFDVFTGEQIGGGRKSLAYALRFRAPDRTLTVDEASAARDAAVALAAESTGAVLRGA is encoded by the coding sequence ATGCGCGTCCCGCTTTCCTGGCTGCGGGAGTACGTGGACCTGCCGGCCACCGAGACCGGCCGTGACGTACAGGCCAAGCTCGTCGCCGTCGGCCTCGAGGTCGAGACCGTCGAGCAGACCGGCGCCGGCCTCAAGGGCCCGCTGGTCGTCGGACAGGTGCTGACCATCGAGGAGCTGGAGGGCTTCAAGAAGCCCATCCGCTTCTGCACGGTCGACGTCGGCACGGCCAACGGCACCGGCGAGCCGCAGGAGATCGTCTGCGGCGCCCGCAACTTCTCCGTCGGCGACAAGGTCGTCGTGGTGCTGCCCGGCGCCGTGCTGCCCGGCGACTTCGCGATCGCCGCCCGCAAGACGTACGGCAAGACCTCGCACGGCATGATCTGCTCCACCGACGAGCTCGGCATGGGCGACGACGGCGCGCACGGCATCATCGTGCTGCCGCCGGAGCACGAGGCGGGCACCGACGCGATCGAGCTGCTCCAGCTCGTCGACGAGGTCCTCGACATCGCGGTCACGCCCGACCGCGGCTACTGCCTGTCGATGCGCGGTGTCGCCCGCGAGACCGCCATCGCCTACGGGCTGCCGCTGCGCGACCCGGCCCTGCTGGACGTGCCCGCGCCCAACGCGTACGGCTACCCGGTCAAGGTCTCCGACCCGATCGGCTGCGACCGCTTCACCGCGCGCACCGTCGTGGGTCTGCGGCCCGAGGCCCGCTCCCCGATCTGGATGCAGCGCCGCCTGCAGAAGGCCGGGATGCGCCCGATCTCGCTCGCCGTCGACGTCACCAACTACGTGATGCTCGAACTCGGCCAGCCGCTGCACGCCTACGACCGGACCCGGATCGACGGCCCCATCGGGGTGCGCCGCGCCGAGCAGGGCGAGAAGCTCACCACGCTCGACGGCACCGTACGGGTGCTCGACGCCGCGGACCTCGTCATCACCGACAACCGCGGGCCGATCGGCCTCGCGGGCGTCATGGGCGGTGCCAACACCGAGATCGCCGACTCCTCCGAGGAGGCGCACACCACCGAGGTCGTCATCGAGGCCGCGCACTTCGACGCGATCTCGATCGCCCGGACCGCGCGCCGCCACAAGCTGGCCTCCGAGGCCTCCAAGCGCTTCGAGCGCGGTGTCGACCCGCAGGCCGCGGCCGCCGCCGCGCAGCGCACGGTCGACCTGCTGGTGCTGCTCGCCGGCGGCACCGCCGAGTCCGGCGTCACCGAGGTGTCCGCCCCGTCCGGGCCGCGCACCATCACGATGCCGGCCGACCACCCGGACAAGGTGGCCGGTGTGGCGTACGGCCGCGAGACCGTCGTGCGCCGCCTCCAGGAGGTCGGCTGCGACGTCTACGGGCAGGACGAACTGCTCGTCACCGCCCCGTCCTGGCGGCCCGACCTGGGCGAGCCGAACGACCTCGCCGAAGAGGTCATCCGGCTGGAGGGCTACGAGAACCTCCCGTCCACGCTCCCGACCCCGCCCTCCGGCCGCGGGCTCACCGACCGCCAGCGGCTGCACCGCCGCGTCGGCCGGGCGCTGGCCGGCGCCGGTTACGTCGAGGCGCTGAACTACCCGTTCACCGGCGAGGCGGTCCTCGACCAGCTGGGCCTGGAGGCGGACGACGACCGCCGCCGCACGGTCCGGCTCGTCAACCCGCTCTCCGACGAGGAGCCGTCGCTGCGCACCACGCTGCTGCCGGGCCTCCTCGGCGCCCTGCGGCGCAACGACGGCCGGGGCAGCCACGACCTCGCGCTCTTCGAGACCGGTCTGGTCTTCCTTCCCCAAGCTCTCAGCTCCGTTCGAGCAGGGGAGGCCCCACTGACCGGCCAGGAGACGAAGCCGGTCCGGCTGCCCGTCGACCGGCGCCCCTCCGACGAGGAGATCGCGTCGCTCGACGCCGCGCTGCCGCGTCAGCCGCGCCGCGCCGCCGTCGTCCTCGCGGGCGCCCGCGAGCAGGCCGGCTGGTGGGGCAAGGGCCGCCCGGCCGACTGGGCGGACTCGGTCGAGGCCGCCCGTACCGTCGCCCGTGAAGCCGGTGTCGAGGTCACGGTCCGCGCCGACCGGCACGCGCCGTGGCACCCGGGCCGCTGCGCCGCGCTGTATGTGACGGTCGACGGCGAGGAGACGCTGTTCGGGCACGCAGGTGAGCTGCACCCGCGCGTCATCAAGGAGCTGCACCTGCCCGAGCGCACCTGCGCCATGGAGGTCGAGCTCGACGTCCTGGAGCAGGCCGCCGACGGCGTCCTCCAGGCGCCCCGGATCTCCACCTTCCCGGTGGCGACCCAGGACGTCGCGCTCGTCGTCGACGAGGGTGTTCCCGCCGCCGACGTGGAGCGGGCGCTCCGCGAGGGGGCCGGTGAACTCCTGGAGTCGCTGCGGCTGTTCGACGTGTTCACGGGTGAGCAGATCGGCGGGGGCCGCAAGTCCCTGGCGTACGCCCTGCGGTTCCGTGCCCCGGACCGCACGCTGACCGTCGACGAGGCGAGCGCCGCCCGCGACGCGGCGGTGGCGCTGGCCGCCGAGAGCACGGGCGCCGTG